The Haloterrigena salifodinae genome window below encodes:
- a CDS encoding Na(+)/H(+) antiporter subunit D: MIESDLLTMAYPPLLVFAAALLVLVLPRIVGFAAGALSFAAVLAVSVYASEGQYLTGTFLGFDVVPFYVDPFSQMIGVGLGFLGICSVIYAYSSEASRELVAIALSYIASSVGAAFAGDWLVLVFMWELMAITSTLVVWHYGGDAVRAGFRYALFHGTGGVIVLLAVAAHYVEAGTFVYDGTGIASGLPAMLAVLGMGVNVGFIGLHTWLPDTYPRPHFAASVFLSVYTTKTSAFVLYRAFPIGAESDLGIYIAYMGGLMSVYGATFALLQHDMRALLSYHIQAQLGYIVAGIGMGAWMVESEIATAGAMSHLFNNILFKSLLFMAVGVVIFRTGEEDLYKLGGLWREMPLTAIGFALGALSITAIPGFNGYISKGMLFDAADPHYYGVHEFEALYWLLWLGAIGTLLSFIKLGYYVFLHGESDISVPDAKPGQTIAMLGMGGACLLFGVWWQGLADLAPTIHAHGGEFSFAYPDGGEGHLHPYSSSHLQTAGILTAVALVTFAIVRKPLSKLDLGDPARVVFPAGYYIGRWSMLATTELYRIVDSAAVGLVKRCYWIGTNPVLAVDAAARRVPGVDVEDRQPTDGGRPSTIHLRASIGTTVLLLTVVLTVILLVLLG; the protein is encoded by the coding sequence ATGATCGAAAGCGATCTCCTGACGATGGCCTACCCGCCGCTGCTGGTGTTCGCGGCGGCGCTGCTCGTGCTCGTACTGCCTCGAATCGTCGGCTTCGCCGCGGGAGCGCTGAGCTTCGCGGCCGTCTTGGCGGTGTCGGTGTACGCTTCCGAGGGACAGTACCTGACGGGTACCTTCCTCGGCTTCGACGTCGTTCCCTTCTACGTCGACCCGTTCTCGCAGATGATCGGCGTCGGGTTGGGCTTCCTCGGGATCTGTTCGGTCATCTATGCCTACTCGAGCGAGGCCAGCCGCGAACTGGTCGCGATCGCGCTGTCCTACATCGCCTCCTCGGTGGGGGCCGCGTTCGCGGGCGACTGGCTCGTGCTCGTATTCATGTGGGAGCTAATGGCGATCACGAGCACGCTGGTCGTCTGGCACTACGGCGGCGACGCCGTCCGTGCCGGCTTCCGCTACGCGCTGTTCCACGGCACCGGCGGCGTGATCGTGCTGCTGGCCGTCGCTGCCCACTACGTCGAGGCCGGGACGTTCGTCTACGACGGCACCGGGATCGCGTCCGGGCTGCCGGCGATGCTCGCGGTACTCGGAATGGGCGTCAACGTCGGCTTCATCGGGCTTCACACGTGGCTGCCCGACACCTACCCCCGACCCCACTTCGCGGCGTCGGTGTTCCTCTCGGTCTACACCACGAAGACGAGCGCCTTTGTCCTCTACCGGGCGTTCCCCATCGGAGCCGAGAGCGACCTCGGGATCTACATCGCGTACATGGGCGGGCTGATGTCCGTCTATGGGGCGACGTTCGCCCTACTACAACACGACATGCGGGCGCTGCTGTCCTACCACATCCAGGCCCAACTGGGCTACATCGTCGCCGGGATCGGGATGGGCGCCTGGATGGTGGAGAGCGAGATCGCCACCGCCGGGGCGATGAGCCACCTGTTCAACAACATCCTGTTCAAGAGCTTGCTGTTCATGGCCGTCGGCGTCGTCATCTTCCGCACCGGCGAGGAGGACCTCTATAAGCTGGGCGGACTCTGGCGCGAGATGCCCCTGACGGCGATCGGATTCGCGCTCGGCGCGCTCTCGATCACCGCGATCCCCGGCTTCAACGGCTACATCAGCAAGGGGATGCTCTTCGACGCCGCCGACCCCCACTACTACGGGGTTCACGAGTTCGAGGCCCTGTACTGGCTGCTCTGGCTCGGCGCGATCGGGACGCTCTTATCGTTCATCAAACTCGGCTACTACGTCTTCCTCCACGGGGAGAGCGACATTTCGGTGCCCGACGCCAAGCCCGGCCAGACGATCGCCATGCTCGGGATGGGCGGCGCCTGCCTGCTCTTCGGCGTCTGGTGGCAGGGGCTGGCTGACCTCGCGCCGACGATCCACGCCCACGGCGGCGAGTTCTCGTTCGCCTACCCGGACGGCGGCGAGGGTCACCTCCACCCCTACAGCTCGAGCCACCTGCAGACGGCGGGGATCCTGACGGCGGTCGCGCTCGTCACCTTCGCCATCGTCCGCAAGCCCCTCTCGAAGCTCGACCTGGGCGATCCGGCCCGGGTCGTCTTCCCCGCGGGCTACTACATCGGCCGGTGGTCGATGCTCGCGACGACCGAACTCTACCGGATCGTCGACTCCGCGGCCGTCGGCCTCGTCAAGCGCTGCTACTGGATCGGTACCAACCCCGTGCTGGCCGTCGACGCGGCCGCGCGCCGCGTTCCCGGGGTCGACGTCGAGGACCGCCAGCCGACCGACGGCGGTCGGCCGTCGACGATCCACCTCCGGGCGAGCATCGGGACCACCGTCCTCCTGCTGACGGTCGTGCTGACGGTAATCCTCCTGGTGCTCCTCGGCTGA